A window from Montipora capricornis isolate CH-2021 chromosome 7, ASM3666992v2, whole genome shotgun sequence encodes these proteins:
- the LOC138057498 gene encoding uncharacterized protein F54H12.2-like, producing the protein MASAHPLSAPGANSSLQLFDVPVTDVSIVSSKWIDYEPVQTGTNPIEFVIKPLADYIDINKTELRLVVKITKQDGSPTGDGKKYTLVNNALHSIIKQFTIKINETLVTEQSDTQAYNAYIKTLLNFTEQAKKSYLTKALYYKDTAGHMNEVDNRAENNEGLNRRATFTNNGAEVGLVGVPFCDVFSIDKLLLDGLEIKVKVDLNTDAFVLMAGETPNNCKLKIMSSTLRIRTVRVADSVKLEDVQIMQGHKGSAPLPAIYTLTKTPTQARIIPQGVLNHTETDLFHDFIPQCIIFGLVRNDAFNGNLARNPFNFELFDLQDIRLTVNGEEMPYSALDLTGGKKIDGYNTLFSGSGDMNCGHGLDIDRVDWENGYGLFRFDLTPAGSGHPDHLIPHRTGNVNLYLKFGTQTNSVLNLIVYAEFQNQLEIDRNRRVVYYLSQGS; encoded by the coding sequence ATGGCATCAGCACACCCTCTCTCAGCCCCTGGTGCGAATTCAAGTTTACAATTGTTTGATGTACCTGTGACAGATGTGTCCATTGTTAGCAGCAAATGGATCGATTATGAACCGGTTCAAACGGGAACTAATCCCATCGAGTTTGTCATCAAACCGTTAGCTGACTACATTGACATTAACAAGACAGAGCTGCGATTGGTAGTAAAGATTACCAAACAAGATGGATCGCCCACAGGGGATGGTAAGAAGTACACTCTGGTCAACAACGCCCTTCATTCCATCATCAAACAGTTTACCATCAAGATCAACGAAACGCTGGTAACAGAACAGTCAGACACTCAAGCATACAATGCTTACATCAAGACCTTATTGAACTTTACGGAACAGGCCAAGAAATCGTACTTAACCAAAGCTCTGTATTACAAAGACACTGCTGGACACATGAATGAAGTAGATAATAGAGCAGAAAATAATGAGGGTCTGAATAGAAGGGCCACATTTACTAACAACGGCGCAGAAGTTGGGTTGGTCGGAGTACCTTTTTGTGACGTGTTTAGTATTGACAAGTTGTTGCTTGACGGTTTGGAGATCAAAGTCAAAGTGGATCTGAACACCGATGCTTTTGTTCTCATGGCTGGGGAGACTCCAAACAACTGCAAACTGAAGATCATGTCTAGTACGCTTCGCATACGCACAGTGCGTGTTGCAGACAGTGTGAAACTAGAAGATGTACAGATCATGCAAGGTCACAAAGGGAGCGCACCGCTACCAGCCATCTATACCCTAACCAAAACCCCTACGCAGGCAAGGATCATCCCTCAAGGAGTCTTAAATCACACTGAGACAGATCTATTCCACGATTTCATTCCTCAGTGCATCATTTTTGGGCTCGTGCGGAACGATGCCTTCAACGGAAACCTTGCAAGAAATCCTTTCAACTTTGAGCTGTTTGACCTGCAAGACATTCGGCTGACTGTGAATGGAGAAGAAATGCCTTATTCTGCGCTGGATCTGACGGGTGGAAAAAAGATCGATGGTTACAACACGCTGTTTTCAGGAAGTGGAGACATGAATTGTGGGCACGGGCTTGACATTGATAGAGTGGATTGGGAAAACGGATACGGTTTGTTCCGTTTTGATTTGACACCGGCAGGAAGTGGACATCCCGATCATCTGATACCCCATCGAACGGGTAACGTGAACCTGTACCTGAAATTTGGAACTCAAACGAACTCAGTTCTGAATTTAATTGTGTACGCAGAATTTCAGAATCAGTTGGAAATTGATCGCAATCGTCGCGTGGTCTACTATTTGTCACAAGGCTCTTAG